A portion of the Granulosicoccus antarcticus IMCC3135 genome contains these proteins:
- a CDS encoding putative bifunctional diguanylate cyclase/phosphodiesterase — protein MTEQLSIESAEQLREALLALRHEHDALLERNSQGQQLLDALDSLLDLDVADDPFIRVFASLRKIFTFSEAMMLAEPTGVAADAGNPLECIVAEPASLVSSTWSVGPLFRKVLAGRVVATFSNVGVVEWSGIGPSVLSVEQSALYVPVGVRGRRGILVLLRALGEEGYNRNHIELARRFSLLASHALATRFASETAAEGHRLRELTEQLKQSEQLAKRNASLLQEMVNVLPVGVAVQDELGRLLIANDAVSSIYGLSADEIIGTVPIAMGSNDPQFVSAQHRRYSDQLRSGKQKTREKTVNLAGIEHTLLVTEKPVSINNESLLLTASLDITDRKHFEEELSHRAFHDELTGLPNRELMHQLVDVALRTHEGSGQFALAFIDLDNFKQVNDYYSHAIGDGLLKAMSHRVSQSIRNGDTLARISGDEFLILIDPLEDSETLSLVINRVLDALKEPFCIEGHEVMTSASVGASIYPLHGDSYESLRRCADSAMYRAKSSRKGSVSYFDESMRETLTARMDLEQRLRVAIREKRFVVAFQPKVDITNGTVDAFEALIRWVEEDGTIRMPGDFIELASELGLLDDITRFALQDVVCNIPILSTLYGNHITVSINVAAPQAGDVTFMRSFIKELAATGFAERIVLELTEDALVATQRFQHQVLPELRSLGVRVSIDDFGTGYSSLSTLADITADEVKVDRAFITAIHDRPRSQGILRAIESLCTALDIEMVAEGVETIEELEYLRDQTRIRLVQGYYFSKPVFIEELQKNPTIANMQASLNAPLRLRA, from the coding sequence ATGACTGAGCAACTCTCGATCGAAAGCGCCGAGCAGCTGCGCGAAGCATTGCTCGCGCTCAGGCATGAGCATGATGCGCTGCTTGAAAGAAACTCGCAGGGGCAACAATTGCTCGACGCTCTGGACTCGCTGCTGGATCTGGATGTTGCGGATGATCCCTTTATCCGGGTATTTGCCTCGTTGCGCAAAATCTTCACATTTTCCGAAGCGATGATGCTTGCTGAGCCTACTGGTGTCGCTGCCGATGCAGGCAACCCTCTGGAATGCATCGTGGCAGAACCTGCCAGCCTGGTCAGCTCGACATGGTCCGTGGGTCCACTGTTTCGAAAAGTTTTGGCGGGTCGGGTTGTTGCAACTTTTTCCAATGTCGGCGTTGTCGAATGGTCTGGCATCGGCCCGAGTGTTCTCTCAGTGGAGCAATCAGCGCTGTACGTGCCAGTCGGCGTCAGGGGGCGTCGGGGAATACTGGTCCTGTTGCGAGCTTTGGGTGAGGAGGGTTATAACCGCAACCATATTGAATTGGCGCGACGCTTTTCATTGCTTGCATCGCATGCTCTGGCGACTCGCTTTGCCAGTGAAACTGCTGCTGAAGGCCACCGCCTGCGTGAGCTGACCGAGCAATTGAAGCAAAGTGAACAGCTGGCCAAGCGTAATGCAAGTCTGTTACAGGAAATGGTCAACGTGCTGCCGGTCGGTGTCGCGGTCCAGGACGAGCTGGGTAGATTGCTGATTGCCAACGATGCAGTTTCATCTATTTACGGGCTTTCAGCTGACGAGATTATCGGTACAGTGCCCATTGCGATGGGTAGTAATGATCCGCAATTTGTCTCCGCACAACATCGCCGGTATAGCGATCAGCTACGTAGCGGCAAACAGAAAACCCGAGAGAAAACCGTTAATCTGGCTGGCATAGAGCATACCCTGCTGGTAACCGAGAAGCCTGTTTCCATTAACAATGAGTCCTTGTTACTCACGGCGTCGCTGGATATAACGGATCGCAAACATTTCGAAGAAGAGCTTTCCCATCGAGCGTTTCATGATGAGCTGACTGGGCTACCTAATCGGGAGCTCATGCATCAGCTGGTTGATGTGGCATTGCGTACTCACGAAGGCTCAGGGCAGTTTGCGCTCGCCTTCATAGATCTTGATAACTTCAAACAGGTCAATGACTATTACAGTCATGCTATTGGTGACGGATTGCTCAAGGCCATGTCACACAGGGTCAGCCAGAGCATCCGCAACGGCGATACGCTGGCAAGAATCAGTGGTGATGAGTTCCTGATTCTGATCGACCCGCTGGAAGACTCGGAAACCTTGTCATTGGTTATAAACCGGGTTCTTGATGCCCTGAAAGAGCCGTTCTGCATTGAAGGGCATGAGGTGATGACCTCAGCATCAGTGGGGGCCAGCATTTATCCGTTGCACGGCGATAGTTACGAAAGCCTGCGCCGTTGTGCAGATAGTGCCATGTATCGCGCCAAGAGTAGTCGCAAGGGCAGCGTCAGCTATTTCGATGAATCGATGCGCGAGACGCTGACCGCACGAATGGATCTGGAGCAGCGTCTTCGGGTGGCGATCCGAGAGAAGCGTTTTGTAGTCGCCTTTCAGCCCAAGGTGGATATAACGAACGGCACGGTTGATGCCTTCGAAGCACTCATCCGTTGGGTCGAGGAGGACGGTACTATTCGTATGCCCGGCGACTTTATCGAGCTTGCCTCAGAGTTGGGATTACTGGATGACATTACCCGGTTCGCACTGCAGGACGTGGTTTGCAATATTCCGATCTTGTCGACACTCTATGGCAATCATATTACCGTCAGTATCAATGTTGCCGCGCCACAGGCCGGCGATGTCACATTCATGCGATCGTTCATCAAGGAACTGGCTGCCACAGGATTTGCCGAAAGAATCGTTCTTGAACTCACCGAGGACGCCCTGGTTGCAACCCAGCGATTTCAGCATCAGGTTCTTCCCGAGCTTCGCTCGCTGGGCGTGCGTGTGTCGATTGACGATTTTGGTACCGGCTACTCCTCACTATCCACCCTTGCTGACATCACTGCCGATGAGGTCAAGGTTGATCGGGCTTTTATCACGGCGATTCACGACAGGCCGCGAAGCCAGGGGATTCTGAGGGCCATCGAATCGTTGTGTACTGCGCTGGATATTGAAATGGTCGCTGAAGGCGTGGAAACCATTGAAGAGCTGGAGTACTTGCGTGATCAGACGAGGATCAGGCTGGTTCAGGGGTATTACTTTTCCAAGCCCGTTTTTATTGAAGAGTTACAGAAAAATCCGACGATTGCAAACATGCAAGCCAGTCTTAACGCACCTTTAAGGCTCAGAGCCTGA
- a CDS encoding GNAT family N-acetyltransferase: MRKFRSGEKRDAARCFEIETLAYEGDEAATLEKITQRLTQYSQGFLILEIEEKVIGFINSACAFEVEMADEEFKELIGHDPKAPNVVVLSVVVDPAYQRQAHSEALMVEFVKRMSEMGKSSIHLMCREQHIRLYEKFGYRYIQPSASDHGGMVWHEMIMTL; this comes from the coding sequence ATGCGAAAGTTCCGCTCCGGCGAGAAGAGGGATGCAGCCCGCTGCTTTGAAATCGAAACCCTGGCCTATGAAGGCGATGAGGCTGCGACCCTGGAGAAGATCACCCAGCGCTTGACCCAATATTCACAGGGCTTCCTGATTCTTGAAATCGAGGAAAAAGTGATCGGCTTCATCAACAGCGCTTGTGCCTTTGAGGTCGAAATGGCCGATGAAGAATTCAAGGAACTCATCGGACATGACCCCAAGGCACCTAACGTGGTCGTACTGTCTGTCGTGGTTGATCCGGCCTATCAGCGACAAGCTCACTCCGAGGCACTGATGGTTGAATTCGTAAAGCGCATGTCAGAGATGGGAAAATCGAGCATTCATCTGATGTGCAGGGAGCAGCACATCCGCCTCTATGAGAAATTTGGCTACCGCTATATCCAACCCTCAGCATCCGACCACGGTGGCATGGTGTGGCACGAAATGATCATGACGCTTTGA
- a CDS encoding DUF3080 family protein produces the protein MKREPAPFPRRCGIWKFSLVLCTAVLCGCSGDVAQFRFDDYRTRLARSLKLDADTVVEPIAPARRPRKRDMVLEQSSSTISIVDFLRLYDCALGEVIGERNSILGKVAPASQRLFTDLAFLQLAPECIAQLQSRNSEALAEKLAVAVKVKFEGLAKSIANATIASDEFSALWRVPVALEGFPVNGGSLMITELHYVESQVASWLSGDFRHDPARF, from the coding sequence GTGAAGAGAGAGCCCGCTCCTTTCCCACGCCGCTGCGGCATCTGGAAGTTCAGTCTGGTTCTGTGTACCGCAGTTCTTTGTGGGTGTAGTGGCGATGTCGCGCAGTTTCGGTTTGATGATTACAGAACAAGACTGGCGCGATCGCTGAAGCTCGATGCAGACACAGTGGTTGAACCAATCGCCCCTGCGCGACGTCCCCGCAAGCGAGATATGGTGCTCGAACAATCCAGCTCGACCATCTCTATTGTGGATTTCTTGCGGCTCTACGATTGCGCTTTGGGCGAGGTGATCGGTGAGCGGAACAGTATTCTGGGCAAGGTTGCCCCCGCATCCCAACGCCTCTTCACTGATCTGGCGTTCTTGCAACTTGCACCAGAGTGCATCGCGCAGTTGCAAAGTAGAAACAGTGAGGCTCTGGCAGAGAAGCTGGCTGTCGCCGTCAAGGTCAAGTTCGAAGGTCTGGCAAAGTCGATTGCCAACGCGACGATCGCCAGTGATGAATTCTCGGCTTTATGGCGTGTTCCAGTTGCGCTTGAGGGGTTCCCGGTTAACGGCGGTAGTTTGATGATCACAGAGCTTCATTACGTGGAGTCTCAAGTGGCAAGCTGGTTGTCGGGTGATTTCAGACATGATCCGGCACGCTTTTAA
- a CDS encoding CHASE domain-containing protein → MPNLKTRNFLVPHFVFVVLMMISIAGWQFASETLDSQSQSRFEQDATHLHEQIEARFNTYAQVLRGGVGLFNSSDIVTREEWHQYVSGLKLPRYFPAIRGVGFAAWVGGRENVDSFEKAIRDEGFPDYAIRPVEAREQYTAVIYLEPFTGGNRRALGYDMFTSPVRRSAMERARDTGEPALSGKLDLLKEVAGEEQTGFILYMPVYSSKTGAPLTEARRRETLFGFVMSPFRATDLMKGILRPGQSSINFQIYDGPSLSDESMLYDGASQLKIDRQSTPVQFETTKTVIIAGRLWTINYTSTPSFTKTTDSALPWILLVTGTLLSLLMSIVAWMLLSARMRVVQRTNELRKQSDINSVLLENLAEGVVACDADMTDVLMNKKAREWFQTDPSREVDMNWTNRLRMFEKDGTTPIAPGISPLFRAVAGATIQSEEICISEPGQESRFVLVTGGPLPDIDGQKSGAVLSLRDISEHRLAMKNIERQQAFLADVIDNIPNLISARDREGNHVLANKAYAESIYGMSPEELIAGCVTGAIDDSSPDVDEMQEAVAVIEKNMSLEYVRALTLLDGQQRWFSIGKLPIRSNKNSENIILTVASDITELKISEERISTMNQELESRVVARTTSLEEANRKLEEATQIAEAANLAKSSFLAVMSHEIRTPMNGVVGMVEVLMNESRNNDLLMSLQMVLDSAFSLLEIIDDILDFSKIEAGQFELENTECNITELIESVVRASVPLARKGNSTVSLYIDPEVPHSVLVDITRFRQLLTNLVGNAVKFSGKQLERSGHVEIRASVLQAESLSLQLDVIDNGVGMSQDTQEHIFDSFVQAESSITRRFGGSGLGLSICKRIVEMMHGEMVVESQLGEGSRFRVLLSLEVLSTKENAAEFENIEDVDCVLIESAEYNSADITEYLQLAGASVHEVADFSQAAATIHDTEHLAVLLCTAAHLKQSKADIDKPISSETGHVVLSREENTLGMHIRRLPTTHSGSNETISAVVVDYNALRRKSLIEAVAIAVGRASPEVMHTFAEENILPTLVPLGVNAAMAAGTCILVVEDDSVNRMVIKRQLAILGQTAEFAENGSEALEKWRAGSYGLVFTDLHMPIMDGYTMTKAIREEEPEGEHIPVVALTANALSGEPRRAAEAGVDGYLIKPLKLCALKDAVSQYLVLPIGNELELPDDLKEQSELVGNEIKVFDPEVLKQLLGDETEIIIECLQEFVVSLDGVGNTLVSSIKNQDWDSVDQLAHRLKSSSLSTGALEVWKLCKRIESARIKGELALLDSHADEMTLAIVEADTAINDFITNDASDRGPV, encoded by the coding sequence ATGCCCAATTTGAAAACTCGAAACTTCCTTGTTCCGCACTTTGTATTTGTGGTGTTGATGATGATTTCGATAGCTGGCTGGCAGTTTGCCAGTGAAACTCTCGATAGCCAGTCACAGAGTCGTTTTGAGCAAGATGCAACTCATTTACACGAGCAGATTGAAGCCCGTTTCAATACCTATGCCCAGGTTTTGCGTGGTGGTGTTGGTCTGTTCAATAGTTCGGATATCGTCACCCGGGAAGAGTGGCATCAATACGTCTCCGGGTTGAAATTACCCCGGTACTTTCCGGCCATTCGAGGGGTTGGATTCGCTGCCTGGGTGGGCGGCAGGGAAAACGTTGATTCTTTTGAAAAGGCAATCAGAGATGAAGGTTTTCCAGACTATGCCATCAGACCTGTCGAAGCTCGAGAGCAATATACCGCCGTTATCTATCTTGAACCGTTTACAGGGGGAAACCGTCGAGCCCTCGGGTATGACATGTTTACCAGTCCTGTTCGTCGATCGGCCATGGAAAGGGCGAGAGACACGGGGGAGCCGGCTCTATCCGGCAAGCTGGATTTGCTCAAGGAGGTCGCGGGCGAAGAGCAAACTGGCTTCATACTCTATATGCCAGTCTATAGTTCGAAGACGGGAGCTCCGCTTACAGAAGCCAGAAGGCGCGAGACCTTGTTCGGCTTTGTCATGAGTCCGTTTCGCGCTACCGACCTGATGAAGGGCATTTTGCGTCCGGGCCAATCCAGTATCAACTTTCAGATCTATGACGGCCCATCGTTGTCAGATGAATCCATGCTCTATGATGGAGCGAGCCAGCTCAAGATAGATCGACAATCCACGCCTGTTCAATTTGAAACGACGAAAACAGTCATTATTGCGGGACGGTTGTGGACTATCAACTACACCTCAACCCCTTCATTCACAAAAACAACGGACTCAGCGCTTCCCTGGATATTGCTGGTTACCGGCACATTGCTCAGCTTGTTGATGTCCATCGTTGCGTGGATGTTGCTCTCTGCCAGAATGCGAGTAGTGCAAAGGACCAATGAGCTGCGCAAACAGTCGGATATAAATTCGGTATTACTGGAGAATCTGGCGGAAGGCGTCGTTGCCTGTGACGCTGATATGACCGATGTTCTAATGAACAAAAAGGCGAGAGAATGGTTCCAGACAGACCCCTCCAGGGAGGTTGACATGAACTGGACCAATCGGCTTCGAATGTTCGAAAAAGATGGAACTACGCCTATTGCTCCGGGAATATCCCCGCTCTTTAGAGCGGTTGCAGGGGCAACCATTCAGAGTGAGGAGATATGTATTTCTGAACCAGGACAAGAGTCCCGTTTTGTTCTGGTAACAGGGGGGCCGCTGCCCGATATTGACGGTCAAAAATCAGGTGCGGTCTTGTCGCTACGTGACATTTCCGAACATCGTCTTGCCATGAAGAATATTGAACGGCAGCAGGCATTTCTGGCAGATGTCATAGACAACATACCGAATCTGATTAGTGCGCGAGATCGTGAAGGCAATCATGTGTTGGCCAACAAAGCTTATGCCGAAAGCATCTACGGCATGTCGCCAGAGGAATTGATTGCTGGTTGTGTCACCGGCGCCATAGATGATTCATCACCCGATGTTGATGAAATGCAAGAGGCTGTGGCCGTTATCGAAAAAAACATGAGCCTCGAGTATGTCAGAGCCCTGACCCTGCTTGATGGTCAGCAACGCTGGTTCAGTATAGGCAAGCTGCCGATTCGATCGAACAAGAATTCCGAGAACATTATACTGACTGTCGCTTCGGATATCACTGAATTGAAGATCAGTGAAGAGCGAATCAGTACCATGAATCAGGAACTGGAAAGCCGTGTCGTAGCAAGAACAACCAGTCTTGAGGAAGCCAACCGTAAACTGGAGGAGGCGACTCAGATAGCCGAGGCTGCCAATCTTGCAAAATCGTCATTTCTTGCCGTAATGAGCCATGAAATTCGTACTCCCATGAACGGTGTTGTCGGCATGGTCGAGGTGTTGATGAACGAATCACGGAACAACGATCTGTTAATGTCCTTGCAGATGGTTCTGGACTCGGCTTTTTCGCTGTTGGAAATAATAGATGACATCCTGGACTTTTCGAAAATAGAGGCCGGTCAATTCGAACTTGAAAACACTGAATGCAATATCACGGAGTTGATTGAGAGCGTGGTTCGAGCATCGGTGCCTTTGGCCAGAAAAGGCAACTCCACCGTAAGCCTGTATATCGACCCGGAAGTTCCGCACAGTGTCTTGGTAGACATTACGCGCTTTCGGCAGTTGTTGACCAATCTTGTCGGAAACGCCGTAAAGTTCAGTGGTAAACAACTTGAACGTAGTGGTCATGTGGAAATACGGGCATCGGTACTGCAGGCAGAATCTTTGAGCCTGCAACTGGATGTAATCGATAATGGTGTCGGTATGTCGCAAGACACTCAGGAGCATATATTCGACTCTTTCGTACAGGCTGAATCATCCATTACCCGACGTTTTGGTGGATCTGGTCTGGGCCTTTCTATTTGCAAGCGCATCGTCGAGATGATGCATGGTGAGATGGTGGTCGAAAGTCAGCTTGGAGAAGGTTCCCGGTTCAGGGTGTTGCTGTCGCTTGAGGTGCTGTCGACTAAGGAAAATGCCGCCGAGTTTGAAAACATCGAAGATGTTGATTGTGTGTTGATTGAATCTGCAGAATATAACTCTGCAGACATCACGGAATATTTGCAGCTTGCCGGTGCCAGTGTCCATGAGGTTGCAGACTTTAGCCAGGCTGCTGCAACGATTCACGACACTGAGCACCTTGCAGTGCTACTTTGCACTGCTGCACACCTGAAGCAGTCGAAAGCAGATATCGATAAACCGATTTCCAGCGAGACGGGCCATGTGGTGTTGAGCCGCGAGGAAAATACACTGGGTATGCATATCAGACGTTTGCCCACAACGCATAGTGGAAGCAATGAAACTATCAGCGCTGTCGTTGTCGACTATAACGCGCTTCGACGCAAATCACTGATTGAAGCGGTGGCCATCGCTGTTGGCCGTGCCTCACCCGAAGTCATGCACACCTTTGCTGAAGAAAACATATTGCCGACGCTGGTGCCTTTGGGCGTGAATGCGGCGATGGCCGCTGGAACCTGTATTTTGGTGGTGGAAGATGATTCGGTCAATCGTATGGTGATCAAGCGACAGTTGGCAATATTGGGACAAACCGCCGAGTTTGCAGAGAATGGAAGTGAAGCCTTGGAGAAATGGCGAGCTGGGAGTTACGGTCTGGTGTTCACTGATCTGCATATGCCCATCATGGACGGGTACACAATGACCAAAGCAATCAGGGAGGAAGAGCCGGAGGGTGAGCATATTCCTGTGGTCGCACTCACGGCAAACGCACTGAGTGGTGAACCTCGACGAGCCGCCGAGGCAGGCGTTGATGGCTATTTGATCAAACCGTTGAAGCTGTGTGCTCTCAAGGATGCTGTCAGCCAGTACCTTGTCTTGCCGATCGGCAATGAGCTGGAGTTGCCAGACGACCTGAAAGAGCAATCGGAGCTTGTTGGTAACGAGATCAAGGTCTTTGATCCAGAGGTACTGAAACAGCTTCTGGGGGATGAGACGGAAATCATAATCGAATGTCTGCAAGAATTCGTGGTGTCTTTGGATGGGGTGGGCAACACGCTGGTGAGTTCTATCAAGAATCAGGATTGGGACTCGGTTGATCAGCTGGCTCATCGCCTGAAATCCTCATCCTTGTCTACCGGTGCGCTGGAAGTCTGGAAATTGTGCAAGCGTATTGAATCCGCCCGCATCAAAGGTGAGCTTGCTTTACTTGACAGCCATGCTGATGAAATGACTCTTGCCATTGTAGAGGCCGATACCGCGATCAATGACTTCATAACGAACGATGCGTCTGACCGGGGCCCGGTATAG
- a CDS encoding FIST signal transduction protein, with amino-acid sequence MPSLKTFNACAVSTQEAIEHLDLALKADPLEASIVFMFYGCEHDEKALYEWAAASFPQAALIGGSSSGGLITDKGFMDQQGVGLLVIDDKSGDYGVAAGSLGDDPAQAAESLLQQALDSCDCTGQLPELIWVYQVPGREEDVIQGLRRVVGDNCPIVGGSSADNDVSGQWSQMGPDGPLTDGLVLGVLFPSSPLGCGFQGGYEPVGPNGIVTGIGYQPAGDSGVVTGSSGREILSIDNEPAAEVYNRWAGDLIGQRIRDGGSILADTTMFPLATDAGKVDGVTHYLLIHPESLGQEGALRTFCNLEVGARVYAMKGETERLVNRAGRVAEQARKAVEAGGKRVAGGLVVYCGGCKIAVGDEINKVTDAVAEGLGDVPFIACFTFGEQGRLINRNVHGNLMISTVAFGD; translated from the coding sequence ATGCCAAGCCTGAAAACCTTCAATGCGTGCGCTGTCTCCACTCAGGAGGCAATAGAACACCTGGACTTGGCTCTGAAGGCTGATCCATTGGAGGCGAGCATTGTGTTCATGTTCTATGGCTGCGAGCATGATGAAAAGGCACTTTACGAGTGGGCGGCAGCAAGCTTTCCGCAGGCCGCTCTGATCGGCGGTAGTTCATCAGGCGGTCTTATCACCGACAAGGGTTTCATGGATCAGCAGGGTGTTGGTTTGCTGGTTATTGACGATAAGTCAGGTGACTATGGCGTCGCAGCAGGTTCGTTGGGTGATGATCCCGCACAGGCGGCCGAGAGTTTGTTGCAACAAGCGCTGGATAGCTGTGATTGCACGGGACAACTTCCAGAGCTCATCTGGGTTTATCAGGTACCGGGTCGCGAGGAAGATGTTATTCAAGGTCTGCGGCGAGTCGTTGGCGACAATTGTCCGATAGTCGGTGGATCGTCCGCCGACAACGATGTTTCAGGGCAGTGGTCCCAAATGGGACCTGATGGGCCACTTACAGACGGGCTCGTTCTGGGTGTGCTTTTCCCTTCCTCGCCACTGGGTTGCGGGTTCCAGGGCGGCTATGAACCCGTTGGACCGAATGGCATTGTCACCGGCATCGGCTATCAGCCGGCAGGAGACAGTGGGGTTGTTACCGGTAGTTCCGGGCGTGAGATTCTTAGTATCGACAATGAGCCTGCTGCCGAAGTCTATAACCGCTGGGCGGGAGATCTTATAGGTCAGCGTATACGAGACGGGGGCAGTATTCTGGCCGACACCACCATGTTTCCGCTTGCAACGGATGCGGGCAAAGTGGATGGCGTAACCCATTACCTACTGATTCACCCCGAGTCGTTAGGGCAGGAGGGAGCCTTGCGTACCTTCTGCAATCTGGAGGTCGGCGCACGGGTTTATGCCATGAAAGGGGAGACCGAGCGCCTGGTCAATCGTGCTGGCAGAGTTGCCGAGCAGGCACGCAAAGCCGTTGAGGCAGGCGGCAAGAGAGTCGCCGGTGGGCTGGTTGTCTATTGCGGCGGTTGCAAGATTGCTGTTGGCGATGAAATCAATAAAGTGACTGATGCTGTCGCCGAAGGCCTTGGCGATGTCCCGTTCATCGCCTGCTTCACCTTTGGTGAACAAGGCCGCCTTATAAATCGCAATGTACACGGTAATCTGATGATCTCGACTGTAGCTTTTGGTGATTGA
- a CDS encoding MFS transporter, with protein MVSETEPAQAGAQADKAQHLSGHVHLADIAIGVVIGRASEFFEFFVFAIACVLVFPYTIFPFVSPVEGTLYAFAVLALGFLARPVGTLFFTEIDRRYGRATRLTIALFLMGLSTVAISFLPSYEAQGWLVIASLCLFRCGQGAALGGSWDGTASLLALNSPPDRRGRYATLPQIGAPLGLILAASLYLFLIVSLSDEDFLLFGWRYPFFVTFAINVVALFARLRLTESVEFKTLYTSNELAPARTLDVIREEWQQIIIGAFTPLASLALFHMVTVFPLSWIMLNSSEHLELFIVIEIIAATFGLVAILASGPIADRIGRRRLLLRMAIAIAIFAVVSPLLLGRGGIVGEALYVLIGFILLGLSFGQSSGATASGTALKNRYTASAMTTDLAWLFGAGFAPFVALYLSEHFGIWLAGGYLLSGAVATVLALSLFTRRNEERREHDASWR; from the coding sequence ATGGTATCGGAGACAGAGCCTGCGCAAGCCGGTGCACAAGCAGACAAGGCACAGCATTTGTCAGGGCATGTACATCTGGCGGACATCGCGATTGGGGTGGTCATTGGACGGGCGTCGGAATTCTTTGAATTCTTTGTTTTCGCCATAGCTTGTGTACTTGTATTCCCCTATACGATCTTTCCGTTCGTCTCACCCGTGGAAGGCACTTTGTATGCATTCGCGGTTCTGGCTCTGGGTTTTCTGGCACGCCCCGTTGGTACCCTGTTTTTCACCGAAATCGATCGTCGATACGGACGCGCTACCCGTTTAACGATAGCGCTGTTTCTGATGGGCCTTTCCACTGTGGCCATCTCTTTCCTGCCAAGCTACGAGGCACAGGGCTGGCTGGTCATTGCGAGTCTTTGTCTGTTTCGTTGCGGGCAGGGAGCAGCATTGGGAGGTTCATGGGATGGAACTGCTTCATTACTTGCTCTGAATTCGCCGCCGGATCGCCGTGGACGGTATGCCACTTTGCCGCAGATCGGCGCTCCGCTGGGACTGATACTGGCAGCATCACTTTATCTGTTTCTGATCGTCAGCCTGTCCGATGAGGATTTCCTTCTCTTCGGCTGGCGTTATCCCTTTTTCGTCACCTTTGCAATCAACGTCGTTGCCCTGTTCGCCCGCTTGAGATTGACGGAAAGTGTCGAGTTCAAAACGCTGTATACCAGTAATGAGCTCGCTCCGGCTCGTACCCTGGATGTTATCCGCGAAGAGTGGCAGCAAATCATCATCGGTGCCTTTACGCCATTGGCCAGTCTTGCGCTGTTCCATATGGTGACCGTCTTCCCACTGAGCTGGATCATGTTGAACTCCAGTGAACATCTTGAACTCTTTATAGTCATAGAGATCATTGCGGCAACGTTTGGCCTGGTTGCCATTCTCGCCTCAGGCCCTATTGCCGACAGGATCGGTCGCAGACGACTGCTGTTACGGATGGCTATTGCCATTGCAATATTCGCCGTTGTATCGCCATTACTGCTGGGGCGTGGCGGCATAGTTGGCGAGGCACTCTACGTGCTTATAGGGTTCATTCTGCTAGGTCTGTCGTTTGGTCAGTCATCGGGTGCTACAGCTTCGGGGACAGCCCTTAAAAACCGGTATACGGCCTCGGCCATGACAACCGATCTTGCCTGGCTCTTCGGAGCTGGCTTTGCGCCATTCGTTGCTCTTTATCTGAGTGAGCACTTCGGCATCTGGCTGGCTGGTGGATATCTGCTGTCTGGCGCCGTAGCAACGGTGCTTGCACTGAGCCTGTTCACACGTCGCAATGAAGAGCGCCGTGAACATGATGCCTCGTGGCGCTGA